From Cervus elaphus chromosome 25, mCerEla1.1, whole genome shotgun sequence, one genomic window encodes:
- the LOC122683735 gene encoding WASH complex subunit 3-like, producing MGEDVLPLMGSGIELTKVPAIQQKKTMAFLNQFVVHTVQFLNCFSTVCGEKLADLSLRIQQIETTLNILDAKLSSIPGLDDVTFEVSPVNVARITNGTHSEATSEQSQQNSLQDSGPQESKVTPESILTVAKDPRYARYLKMVQVGVPVVAIRNKMISEGLDPDLLERPDAPVPDGEGEKNTEESSDNKSSFSD from the coding sequence ATGGGTGAGGATGTGCTCCCTCTCATGGGCTCAGGCATAGAGCTGACTAAGGTGCCAGCTATTCAACAGAAAAAAACTATGGCATTTCTAAACCAGTTTGTGGTGCACACTGTACAGTTCCTCAACTGCttttctacagtttgtggggAGAAACTAGCAGACCTTTCTCTTCGTATCCAGCAGATTGAAACAACTCTCAATATTTTAGATGCAAAGTTATCATCTATCCCGGGCCTAGATGATGTCACATTTGAAGTATCTCCTGTAAATGTCGCTAGGATCACAAACGGAACACACTCTGAAGCCACTTCAGAGCAATCACAGCAGAACAGTTTACAAGACTCTGGACCACAGGAAAGTAAAGTAACACCAGAAAGTATCTTAACTGTAGCCAAGGATCCAAGATATGCCAGATATCTCAAAATGGTTCAAGTGGGTGTTCCAGTGGTGGCAATAAGAAACAAAATGATATCGGAAGGACTAGACCCAGATCTTCTTGAGAGGCCAGATGCTCCAGTGCCTGATGGTGAAGgtgaaaaaaacacagaagaaagttCAGATAACAAATCTTCTTTTAGTGACTAA